Below is a window of Sporosarcina ureae DNA.
ATCGTTAAAGAAGGAGACGTTACGTATTTGGAAGCTATTTCTCGTGATTTAGAGAAAGTAGATGGCGTGAAAAGTGTCCGTACTGTTACACGTCCGACTGGTGAACTATTAGAAGACTTATATGTAGATCACCAAGTTGGCTTGATGGCGGACGGCATGCAGGAGGCGAATGATGGTATACAGGAAATTCGTCTAGGATTGGCAACTGTACAATATAATTTGCGAGATGCAGCTAACCAACTACCTTCCGGTGGAGCGGGTGGCGGTAGTGGATTAATCCAAGCGGCAAATGGTATTGAGCAAATCAACGGTCAGCTCGCTCAGATTTCGGGTGGCTTACAACAAGGTTTACCAGCAGCCCAAGCAGCTGGTGGATTGGATGCATTAGGAAATGAATTGGATAAGATCAGCAGCGGTATCGCAGGAGCAGGATCACAAATTAACCAAAGCGGTTCACAAATCGGCCAATTAAAAGGTGGTTTGAAACAGCTTGGTAGTGGCGTGAAAGCTTCGAAGGACGGGTTGGCTGAAGTGACTACAGGACTTCAGGAGATTGCTGGTTTGCTCGCTGATATGGCGGATACGAAAAGTGTGCGCGATACGGGGTTATTCATTCCTAAAGGAACGCTTGATAATGAAGAGTTCACTCCAGTGATCGATCGTTACACATTCGACGATAAAAAAGGAATCTTGATGGAAGTCATACTAGAGGAAAATCCTTATTCACGTGAAGCGATTTCTACAGTTCATGATATTAAAGATTCAGTGAAGCGTTCCGTTATCGGCACACCATTTGAAGATGCGGATTTAGCGTTCAGCGGTATTTCAAGTATTAACTCGGATTTAAATGATATTTCGTCAGCTGACTTTACGCGTACCGTAGCGATCATGTTAATTGGATTGTTCGTTGTGTTATTCGTTTTATTCCGTTCGGCAATCATGCCGCTTTATATGATCGGTTCGTTATTGCTGACATACTATACGGCGATTTCGATTACAGAACTGATTTTTGTCAACGGTCTAGGTTATGACGGAATTAGTTGGGCTGTTCCATTCTTCGGATTCATCATGCTCATTGCGCTCGGTGTAGACTACTCGATCTTCTTACTCGATCGTTTCCGCGAAGAGAGTATCGGGGGTATGAAGATCAAGGAAGCATTGATGTATTCAATGGCGAAAATGGGTACGGTTATTATTACAGCAGCCGTAATCTTAGCAGGAACATTCGGTGCCATGATGCCTTCAGGTGTTTTGAGTCTCGTACAAATTGCAACTATCGTTATTTCGGGATTATTGCTATATGGTTTAATTATTTTGCCATTGCTCATTCCAGCAATTACGGTTTCATTCGGACGAGGTGTCTGGTGGCCGTTTAGAGGATGAAGTAAAGACGCTCGGCTATAATGGCTGAGTGTCTTTTTTGTCTATGTTTATATGACCTATCTAAGTGGGTAAATAGAGTGAAAACGATTAGACAGGGGATAGCTCATGATGAAGTTACATACAGGATCATTATATTGGGAATCGACTTTTGAAAAAGAAGGTTTTCCGAAAACGGAGCGTAAAGAGTTGTATGACGTGGCGATAGTAGGCGGAGGGATGTCAGGTGCACTCACTTCGTACGTTTTGTCGAATGAAGGCTACTCTATTGTGTTGATTGAACAAGAAGATGTAGGTGGAGGAAGTACGTCAGCCAATACCGGGTTATTGCAATTCTCCAATGATATTATGTTACACGAACTGATGGAGCAAATAGGTGAAGAAAAAGCAGTCGAGTTTTATAAAGGCTGCAAAGAAGCGATGAAGAATTTGAAAGACGTGGCGGAACATGCACCGTTTGATGTGAATTTCCATTCGCGTGAAAGCTTATATTATGCGAGTACGGAAGAAGATGTAGCAAGATTGCGTAAGGAGTTCGAAGCGCTACAAAAATATGATTTCCCTGTCGAGTATTGGGAGCCAGAAGATATTGAAGCACACTTCCCATTCTCCCAACCAGCCGCTATTGTGACAGAAGGGGATGCGGAAGTAAACCCTCTACGTTTATGCATGGGTGCAATCCACTATGCGTATGAAAAGGGTATGGATATATTTGAACATACTGAAGTGCTGGGAATTCAGGATACCGAAGAACGCGTATTAATAAAAACGACAGATGGAGAATTTCAGGCAAAGTCCGTTATTGTCACGACGGGTTATGCACCGACTCCCGATATGTCGATCCCTCAGAAAGACTTAAAAGTGACGTATGCAATTGCTACTCAGCCGATCGATGATTTGTCATTCTGGCATGACCGTATGATGATTTGGGAAACGAAACGACCTTATTTGTATATGCGATTAACAGATGAAAATCGAATTGTGGCGGGTGGTTTGGATCAGAATATGGACACACTACCTGACTCACAAGAAGCGATAGATAAGAAGTTTTCACAATTAAAACAGGAATTACAAGACTTGTTCCCGAATCAGAAACTGGATTTTGAATACGAATGGACTGCACTATTTGGTGAGTCGACAGATGAATTGCCAGTAATCGGTCGCCATCCATTTGAACCACATATCTATTATTTGATTGGGCTTGGTGGTAACGGAACCGTGTATAGCATGCTCGGTGCTTATTTACTGCGTGATGAATTGGCCGGTATATCAAATTCGAATGAACCGATATTGGAAATAGAACGCTAAAAAGGTAGCTGGAGACTATTCTCCGGCTACCTTTTTACTAACTATTAACTTGTATCATTTGTAAATGGCCGGGTAAGACAGTAATTCTCTGTGTAGTTTCTTCATAAATTTCCCCATCCATGTCTACTTTACTCCCAATAGGATCTACTATTTCTAATGACTCTACTTGTATATATTCAAGTTCAGCTAGTTGCTCATTTTCGACGAGAGGATCTTGTAATGCAAATAGTTCTTTAAAGGCAGCGAAGTTAGTGTCTTTTACGATCAGTAAGTCTAATTTGCCGTCGAATGGGGACAATGGCGCGATAGGTAGCTCAGTTGTACCAATAAAGCGTCCATTAAGCACAAACAATAAAATAGCTTCACCTTCTAATTCCGTGTCAGTAGATCGAATTTTATAGTGAAAAGGTTCTGTTTGTTTGAGAGTGCGCAATGTACTGAGCACATAACTAATTGAACCAAAACGTTTCTTTTCTTCGGGCTTAATGTTTTCTGACGTCTCTGTAACTAATCCAATGCCCCAAAAGTTCATGAAGTAGCCCTCACCTACTTTGCCGACATCTGTTTCGATAATTGATCCGTTAAGTACTCCAGTGGCTGCTTCATTCAGTAGCTGAGGGATACCTAAAGATCGACTAAAATCATTTGACGTACCACCGGGCAATATGGCTATGATCGGTCGGACAGAAAGTGGCGCAATGCTGTTAATGCATGTATGAACAGTGCCATCACCACCGAGTATAATGAACAAGTCGACTTGATCACTATATTTCACGCAGGCTAGTTGGAGTTCTGCTTCAGAAGCTGAGTTCAGTACAATGAGTTCGTCGACTGCTTGCGCAAATATGTGAAGCGTTTCAGAAAGTTTCTGTGTCATGTTATCTTCTCCGGCGGTACAGTTATATATAAACAATGCTCGTTTGAAATGAAGCATAGTCTTCACTTCCTTTTTACTTTATCATTCCCGAATTTCAGATGTAGAAACTAGGAGACGATGAACCCGTGTTTTTCATCATGCGTCAAAGTTTCCCGCTTGAATAGTAGTAGGTAACAAAAATGGAAAGGAGGTTATTCTATTCGAATCCGAGGGAATAGTAGAAATATAAGGAGTGAGTAGTTATGGAAATTTATACAGTTGGGCATTCCACACATACGGAAGAAGAGTTTTTAAAATTATTGGACGATGCCGGTATTCAGAAACTAGTAGATGTTCGGGCATTTCCCGGCAGTCGCAAATTCCCACATTTCCATGAGGATCGAATGAAAGAATGGTTACCTGCGCATGGCATTGCTTATCGACATTGCGAAAAATTGGGAGGACGTAGAAGAAAATCCAAAACCGTTGATAATGAAGTCAATGAAGGATGGAATAATCAATCCTTTCACAATTACGCGGATTACACATTGACTTCTGAATTCCAAGAGGGAATCGACGAATTGATGAAAGAAGCTTCAGAAAAGCGCATCGCAATATGTTGTTCAGAGCGTCATCCGGCAAGATGCCATCGCTTATTAATTAGTAATTGGCTCGCCACACATGGTTGGAATGTAAAACATATTATTGATGGACCTAAGGAAAAGACGTTAATTGAAGATCATGAAGTAGGGAAGTGGGGGGCTGAACCGATTGTGTTAGATGATGGGGAAGTGACGTATCCTCCAGAACCTAGTGAAGAAACATAAACTAAGTGCCCTTTATTTAATAGAAGGGCACTTAGTTTTTACAGTTATTCGTATAATGTTTTGTCATGCGAACCGTCCGCGTGGAAGATATTTAAAACTCCATTGTGTTCATTGACATATTTTTTAGCTTTTTCGAGCAATATTGATTTAGTTTCTTCTTTGAACATCACATGGTCACTTCCAGTCTTACGAAAAATCCACTCATTCTCTCGTGGTTTCACTTCATAGTGAGGACGACCTTCGCTTTTGCCTTCGACATACTCATGTGCTTTAGCTGTCGCAATGGAAATCGCTCGTTCTTCGGAATAGTTTTCATCCAACAACGCGTTAGCAATTTCAATGGCTTTCTCTCGTACTTCAGAATTTAGGTTCTTTAGTGAAGTAGGATAATTACTTTTACTCCATGGCATCTGTAAACACCTCCTGTTTCACAAATTCCCTTTCCTCATTAAAAATAAACAGCGAAATAAAAACAAAGCTCCGCGGTCAACCCATGGCCGCGGAGCTTTGATTATGTACACGCTCTTCGACGAAGCGGTACAAACTATTCGACTTTACTTCTTCGCTATCACAAATCCAGCTGCACCAAACTTCAACCCAAATCCATTTGTGCAGTTGCTGTTACTAGTAGTATAACCTATCAAAAACGTAATAAACGTAAATCATCAAACTGTGAAAAATGTCATCTTTCTGTAGTCTTTGGCATGAAACTGAGATATATTACAAATACCTTACACGAACCTTTCATTACATTATATTATGCCATTTCACTCCGCTATATACATAATAATCAGAATATTCAACTACATTAATTTTGAAATGAACATAGTCGCAATACCAAAATAAATCAACAATGACAATATATCATTAATAGTTGTAATCAAAGGACCTGAAGCGACTGCAGGATCTACTTTGAGTTTATTAAGGATCAACGGAATCACAGTACCTGCAATCGTTCCGATAATAAGTGTGACGACTAAAGAAGAACCGACTACTAATCCAAGTGTAAAACTGCCTTGCCATATATAAGCAATCACTGAAATTAAGGCACCACAGACTACACCTAGTATGATTCCAACGATTAGCTCCCGGAATATTAAATGAAGGGATCTCTTCATTGTCATATCTTCAGACACAAGCCCACGCACTACGACTGCTAGTGACTGTGTACCTGTATTGCCTGTCATACCTGCAATCATCGGCATAAAGAACGCGAGAGCTACAACGGCGTTAAGTGTATCTTCGAATTTAGAAATGATACTTCCCGATACCAATCCGATAAATAGCAACAGGATGAGCCAGGGGAGTCTACGGTATGCAGCTATAAGTGGTTTTGTATTGAAGTCAATGGATTTACCAGAAGCAAATAACATTTCTATGTCTTTGTTTGCTTCTCTAACAACTAAATCGAGTACTTCATCCGTACGAATAATTCCAACTAAAACGTCCTGTTCATTCACAACAGGTAGTGATACAAAGTCATATCGACCGATCATTTTGGCTACGTCACTCTGATCAGTTGTATCCAAAACTTTTGCTACACCTGTTTCCATAATTTCCGTAACACAAACATCTGCCTCCGCAAGTAATAAATCACGGTATGAAAGCACACCAATTAATTGTTTTTCGTCATTAATGATATAAACGTAGTTCAAGTAGTGAGCAAACGCTTCATAATGCTTGAGCTTTTCAATCGTCTTCTCAACGGAGTAGGACTGATGAATCCATACATAGCGTGTTATCATAATTCGTCCAGCAGAATCTTTTGGGTACTTTCGGCGCTTATGGATATTCTTTTTTTCTTCTTGACGCATTTTAGCTATCAGTTTTTCCACTTGTTTATCTGGAAGATCAGATAATAGACAGGATAAATCATCACTTTTCATTTCGTCTAAAAGTTCTGTAGAACGAATTGGACCTACTAATTCAAGTACTCTCAGTTGTTCACTTTTCGATAAAAAAGCCAGCA
It encodes the following:
- a CDS encoding MMPL family transporter, with the protein product MKTVLKFKWPIAIGLVVLTAVLFILAPDLAKQAEKAGSFQLLDSADSQKAAQMLEDAGQADETISLVYDLEKAADQTKKKEISAAAKEIKKVSEIVTDVLDPFESEEMEGQLVSKDKKTVLLPITVDGTQEEVIQLAEKIEKDIVSKDDKVYMTGEAIINNDVNESAQEGLKKTEVITVVLIFALLLIVFRSIITPFVPLVAVGIAYLLSQSFVAFFIDWFGFPVSNYTQIFLVAILFGLGTDYCILLLSRYKEELLAGHEVEEAIINTYKTAGRTLFISGLAVFIGFAAIGFADFPIFKSAVAVAVGIAVLMLVLFTVVPLLMSILKGKLFWPAKGAASHKDSKLWIAFSKVSVMRPLLSMLIVAIITVPLLLTYDNVLSFNTVDEIDGSKESVIGLNLISDAFGEGDSLPVQVLLKKDSPIVKEGDVTYLEAISRDLEKVDGVKSVRTVTRPTGELLEDLYVDHQVGLMADGMQEANDGIQEIRLGLATVQYNLRDAANQLPSGGAGGGSGLIQAANGIEQINGQLAQISGGLQQGLPAAQAAGGLDALGNELDKISSGIAGAGSQINQSGSQIGQLKGGLKQLGSGVKASKDGLAEVTTGLQEIAGLLADMADTKSVRDTGLFIPKGTLDNEEFTPVIDRYTFDDKKGILMEVILEENPYSREAISTVHDIKDSVKRSVIGTPFEDADLAFSGISSINSDLNDISSADFTRTVAIMLIGLFVVLFVLFRSAIMPLYMIGSLLLTYYTAISITELIFVNGLGYDGISWAVPFFGFIMLIALGVDYSIFLLDRFREESIGGMKIKEALMYSMAKMGTVIITAAVILAGTFGAMMPSGVLSLVQIATIVISGLLLYGLIILPLLIPAITVSFGRGVWWPFRG
- a CDS encoding NAD(P)/FAD-dependent oxidoreductase, coding for MMKLHTGSLYWESTFEKEGFPKTERKELYDVAIVGGGMSGALTSYVLSNEGYSIVLIEQEDVGGGSTSANTGLLQFSNDIMLHELMEQIGEEKAVEFYKGCKEAMKNLKDVAEHAPFDVNFHSRESLYYASTEEDVARLRKEFEALQKYDFPVEYWEPEDIEAHFPFSQPAAIVTEGDAEVNPLRLCMGAIHYAYEKGMDIFEHTEVLGIQDTEERVLIKTTDGEFQAKSVIVTTGYAPTPDMSIPQKDLKVTYAIATQPIDDLSFWHDRMMIWETKRPYLYMRLTDENRIVAGGLDQNMDTLPDSQEAIDKKFSQLKQELQDLFPNQKLDFEYEWTALFGESTDELPVIGRHPFEPHIYYLIGLGGNGTVYSMLGAYLLRDELAGISNSNEPILEIER
- a CDS encoding YegS/Rv2252/BmrU family lipid kinase is translated as MTQKLSETLHIFAQAVDELIVLNSASEAELQLACVKYSDQVDLFIILGGDGTVHTCINSIAPLSVRPIIAILPGGTSNDFSRSLGIPQLLNEAATGVLNGSIIETDVGKVGEGYFMNFWGIGLVTETSENIKPEEKKRFGSISYVLSTLRTLKQTEPFHYKIRSTDTELEGEAILLFVLNGRFIGTTELPIAPLSPFDGKLDLLIVKDTNFAAFKELFALQDPLVENEQLAELEYIQVESLEIVDPIGSKVDMDGEIYEETTQRITVLPGHLQMIQVNS
- a CDS encoding DUF488 family protein, which produces MEIYTVGHSTHTEEEFLKLLDDAGIQKLVDVRAFPGSRKFPHFHEDRMKEWLPAHGIAYRHCEKLGGRRRKSKTVDNEVNEGWNNQSFHNYADYTLTSEFQEGIDELMKEASEKRIAICCSERHPARCHRLLISNWLATHGWNVKHIIDGPKEKTLIEDHEVGKWGAEPIVLDDGEVTYPPEPSEET
- the mgtE gene encoding magnesium transporter, whose amino-acid sequence is MPVTRDQDDVSRAIIQLIKDGNVESLKKAIDELKPEEVADQYKRLPRKRHTVYLEVLDKDKLIHMLAFLSKSEQLRVLELVGPIRSTELLDEMKSDDLSCLLSDLPDKQVEKLIAKMRQEEKKNIHKRRKYPKDSAGRIMITRYVWIHQSYSVEKTIEKLKHYEAFAHYLNYVYIINDEKQLIGVLSYRDLLLAEADVCVTEIMETGVAKVLDTTDQSDVAKMIGRYDFVSLPVVNEQDVLVGIIRTDEVLDLVVREANKDIEMLFASGKSIDFNTKPLIAAYRRLPWLILLLFIGLVSGSIISKFEDTLNAVVALAFFMPMIAGMTGNTGTQSLAVVVRGLVSEDMTMKRSLHLIFRELIVGIILGVVCGALISVIAYIWQGSFTLGLVVGSSLVVTLIIGTIAGTVIPLILNKLKVDPAVASGPLITTINDILSLLIYFGIATMFISKLM